From a region of the Nitrospira sp. genome:
- the glnK gene encoding nitrogen regulatory protein P-II 1 — MKLVEAVIKPFKLDEVKDALLEIGIQGMTVTEVKGFGRQKGHKETYRGQEYTIEFVPKVKVEVAVTDAQVPRVLETIARSAKTGSIGDGKIFVRELSNVVRIRTGETGETAL; from the coding sequence ATGAAACTTGTTGAGGCCGTCATCAAGCCATTCAAGCTGGACGAGGTCAAGGATGCCTTGCTGGAGATCGGGATACAGGGCATGACGGTGACCGAGGTCAAAGGATTCGGTCGTCAAAAGGGTCATAAAGAGACCTATCGCGGGCAAGAGTACACGATCGAGTTCGTTCCGAAGGTCAAGGTGGAAGTGGCGGTGACCGACGCCCAAGTCCCGCGCGTACTCGAGACGATTGCAAGGAGCGCCAAGACCGGCAGTATCGGTGACGGCAAGATCTTCGTCCGGGAGCTGTCGAACGTCGTCCGAATCCGAACCGGCGAAACGGGAGAAACCGCATTGTGA
- the ureG gene encoding urease accessory protein UreG, with translation MGGYHVHHLHHDGGRPTKARARGIPVIGIGGPVGSGKTALLEALCRRLRDRYSLAVVTNDIFTREDAEFLTRRGALAADRILGVETGGCPHTAIREDASHNQAALDDLLDRHPEVEVMFVESGGDNLAATFSPELVDRVIYVIDVAAGDKIPRKGGPGITRSDLLVINKIDLAPHVGADLGVMERDSRVMRGELPWIFTNLLTGEGVPAVVGWVEHGLPQRVTPG, from the coding sequence ATGGGGGGATATCACGTTCATCACCTTCATCACGACGGGGGCCGCCCGACCAAGGCTCGCGCGCGCGGAATTCCGGTGATTGGAATCGGCGGCCCCGTCGGCTCGGGGAAGACGGCGTTACTCGAAGCGCTCTGTCGTCGACTCCGAGACCGGTACAGTCTTGCCGTGGTCACGAATGACATTTTTACCAGAGAAGACGCAGAGTTTCTGACGCGACGAGGCGCGCTAGCGGCGGATCGCATCCTCGGCGTGGAGACGGGCGGATGTCCGCACACCGCCATTCGCGAGGATGCCTCTCATAACCAGGCGGCATTGGATGATCTGTTGGATCGCCATCCTGAAGTCGAGGTCATGTTCGTGGAAAGCGGAGGAGACAACCTCGCCGCGACCTTCAGCCCGGAACTCGTCGACCGCGTGATCTATGTCATTGATGTGGCCGCAGGGGACAAGATCCCGCGCAAGGGTGGTCCCGGCATCACGAGGTCCGATCTGCTCGTGATCAACAAGATCGACTTAGCGCCGCACGTCGGGGCCGACCTGGGGGTCATGGAGCGGGACAGCCGAGTCATGCGCGGAGAATTGCCGTGGATCTTCACGAATCTCTTAACGGGCGAAGGCGTGCCGGCCGTGGTGGGGTGGGTCGAGCACGGGCTGCCGCAACGCGTCACTCCAGGCTAA
- a CDS encoding NAD+ synthase — MRLFRIAMAQMNPTVGDLTGNLAAIERWIKEARKANADLVAFPELGLTGYPPEDLLLKPRFIEDTRLALEKLIPQCRDLAVVVGYVGQELEPSASSRRAVSLPSGRGALYNAAAVIVNGQLVTVYAKQHLPNYGVFDENRYFMPGSRVPVLMLNGTCLGVNICEDIWLPEGPTKAQAAAGAEIIVNINASPFHMGKSRQREQMLATRARDHHVIVTYTNIVGAQDELVFDGNSVILDQTGEVIARAKAFEEDFLLADVNAQPVGRGRIGQGSRKAAMGRRHVGVERLLLPSTQPASVKRPRLVAAQTPLLTPLAEVYRALVVGVRDYVRKNGFRRVVIGVSGGVDSALTATIAADALGPGNVLALFMPSPYTSEESHEDVAALARRLGIECRSLPITQVFEAYRKSLASSFEGCQSDVTEENLQARIRGNLLMAFSNKFGHLVLTTGNKSEMSVGYATLYGDMAGGFAVIKDVPKTLVYELARMRNEHEANPVIPKRILDRPPTAELRPDQRDEDSLPPYAVLDPILKAYVEDDCSVDEMVGMGFARDTVEHVVAQVDRSEYKRRQAPVGIKITHRGLGKDRRMPITNRYREER, encoded by the coding sequence ATGCGGCTCTTCCGGATCGCGATGGCGCAGATGAATCCGACCGTGGGAGATCTCACGGGTAACCTCGCTGCAATTGAACGATGGATCAAGGAAGCACGAAAAGCCAATGCCGATCTGGTGGCCTTTCCCGAGTTGGGATTGACGGGATATCCGCCGGAAGATCTGTTACTCAAACCGCGTTTCATCGAGGACACGCGACTGGCACTCGAGAAACTGATACCGCAATGCCGCGATCTCGCCGTCGTGGTTGGCTATGTGGGACAGGAACTGGAGCCTTCGGCGTCGTCTCGGCGAGCTGTCTCGCTACCGTCAGGGCGAGGCGCGCTGTATAACGCCGCGGCTGTGATCGTCAATGGGCAATTGGTCACCGTGTACGCCAAGCAACACCTGCCGAACTACGGGGTGTTCGATGAAAACCGCTACTTCATGCCCGGCAGCCGGGTTCCGGTTTTGATGCTCAATGGGACCTGTCTGGGCGTGAATATCTGCGAGGATATCTGGCTCCCGGAAGGGCCCACGAAAGCCCAGGCGGCAGCCGGGGCCGAAATCATCGTAAATATTAACGCGTCCCCGTTCCACATGGGCAAGAGCCGCCAGCGTGAGCAGATGTTGGCCACGCGTGCTCGGGATCATCACGTCATCGTGACATACACGAACATCGTCGGGGCACAAGACGAGCTCGTCTTCGATGGAAACAGTGTGATCCTCGACCAGACGGGCGAGGTGATCGCGCGAGCAAAAGCATTCGAGGAGGATTTCCTCCTCGCTGATGTGAACGCGCAACCTGTCGGACGCGGCCGCATCGGACAGGGATCGCGCAAGGCCGCGATGGGACGCCGGCATGTGGGCGTGGAAAGGCTGCTGTTGCCGAGCACGCAGCCGGCGTCGGTAAAGCGGCCGAGGCTCGTGGCGGCCCAGACTCCACTATTGACCCCTTTGGCCGAGGTCTATCGTGCCCTCGTGGTTGGAGTCCGTGACTACGTGAGGAAAAACGGCTTTCGGCGTGTGGTCATTGGGGTGAGCGGCGGGGTGGATTCCGCGCTCACGGCGACCATTGCCGCGGACGCGCTCGGTCCAGGTAACGTACTGGCTTTGTTTATGCCGTCTCCCTATACCTCCGAGGAGAGCCACGAGGACGTTGCCGCGCTGGCGCGCCGGCTTGGGATCGAATGCCGCTCGCTCCCGATCACCCAGGTCTTCGAGGCGTACCGGAAGTCACTGGCGTCATCCTTCGAGGGGTGTCAATCCGATGTGACGGAAGAAAATCTGCAGGCGCGGATCCGAGGCAATCTCCTGATGGCCTTCTCCAACAAGTTCGGACATCTCGTGTTGACCACCGGCAACAAGAGCGAGATGAGCGTCGGCTACGCGACGTTATACGGCGACATGGCAGGTGGATTTGCCGTCATCAAGGACGTACCGAAAACTCTCGTGTACGAGCTGGCCCGGATGCGGAACGAACACGAAGCGAATCCCGTGATTCCCAAACGGATCCTGGATCGTCCGCCGACCGCCGAGCTTCGTCCAGACCAACGCGATGAAGATTCCTTGCCGCCCTATGCGGTCTTGGACCCAATTCTCAAGGCCTATGTAGAAGACGATTGTTCGGTCGATGAGATGGTCGGAATGGGATTTGCGCGTGACACGGTGGAGCATGTTGTCGCGCAAGTCGACCGGAGCGAGTACAAGCGCCGGCAGGCACCGGTAGGAATCAAGATTACTCACCGCGGATTAGGTAAGGATCGGCGAATGCCGATCACGAACCGATACCGGGAGGAACGCTAG
- the glnD gene encoding bifunctional uridylyltransferase/uridylyl-removing enzyme, with product MNSGVMPIPEGVPGSSVGRDVLSPALPEERRAIFQRLEGGATAGEVLATFTEFVDGLVIGRYRNASRSAAQALTEAALRHCCLVALGGYGRRELFPYSDVDLMLLYRKEAGTSVSELSTAVLHHLWDLGFQVGHSTRTVADCLELGASDLTIRTSMMEARFLTGSADLFQEFQRRFCKKIVTQRSDWYIQAKVAERQREYDKFGETVYLLEPNVKRSKGGLRDLHLLQWVAQARYGVGTLSELVDRGALSRADFGALMEAREFVWRVRCLLHLHAGMAQDILSFDEQVWLAGERMHYEDRPHLRGVELFMQHYYRHTMGIHDLTHRFVDRCRRVSLWTRLSRWLPATRIEGAFVVEGAKLTVLEDVRMRLLNEPMLLMQLFEIAQARNLSIDPHVLDAIHQRMDEVDGAEFAAPDTTAVFLRIVAGPGPVAETLAAMHKVRVLEKFIPVFATVRGLMQFNQYHKYTVDEHSLLAVEKAEALATDPGILGDVYREIQRKDILHLAVLLHDLGKGCEEDHSEVGKGLAEELATRLGFNDQDRRTLAFLVHKHLMMAHTAFRRDPYDDKVLRPFVRAVGTPEVLRKLLILTAADIAAVGPGVLTKWKEALLVELFLRAMPEVSGERSVPSDPKRLLQLVREVSEALVQQGNVTFDADQITKELSRFPIRYMHATPPRRIAAHLASIRRLGPGEVLVDCEYHPDLGTCEYTVITWNTLTRGIFSKIAGVLAAHGLRVLDAQILTRGDDLVLDTFQVQDPDYEGAPPAERREAIGHMIQRVLRGTESVDVLLSRGGRLGEDRQVPAFHQDPEVQLDHESSERFDLIDVFADDRQGLLCAITRAMFELGLSVHAARISTRLDQVADVFYVTDAATGGKIDDPARRERIRATLLDCIEHFRVGAATPKQANAEFNLS from the coding sequence GTGAACTCGGGTGTCATGCCCATTCCAGAAGGAGTGCCGGGATCCAGCGTGGGACGCGACGTACTGAGTCCCGCATTGCCGGAGGAGCGGCGAGCCATTTTCCAGCGTCTGGAGGGAGGCGCGACGGCTGGAGAGGTGCTGGCCACCTTCACCGAATTTGTCGATGGGTTGGTGATCGGTCGGTATCGCAACGCGTCGCGCTCCGCCGCACAGGCGCTGACGGAGGCGGCGCTCCGACATTGTTGCCTTGTGGCGCTGGGAGGCTATGGGCGTCGAGAACTATTTCCATACTCCGATGTGGATCTGATGCTTCTCTATCGGAAAGAAGCCGGGACCTCGGTGTCAGAACTTTCGACGGCCGTACTGCATCATCTTTGGGATCTCGGCTTCCAGGTCGGCCATAGCACTCGAACCGTCGCCGATTGCCTGGAATTGGGTGCGAGCGATCTCACCATACGTACGTCGATGATGGAGGCCCGGTTTCTCACGGGTAGCGCCGATCTCTTTCAAGAATTTCAGCGTCGCTTCTGCAAGAAAATCGTCACGCAGCGGTCCGATTGGTACATTCAAGCGAAGGTGGCCGAACGTCAGCGGGAATACGACAAGTTCGGCGAAACGGTCTACCTTCTCGAGCCCAATGTGAAGCGTAGCAAGGGGGGGCTACGAGACCTGCATCTGTTGCAATGGGTCGCACAGGCACGGTACGGAGTCGGGACGTTGAGCGAGTTGGTCGATCGCGGCGCCTTGTCCCGCGCGGATTTTGGCGCCCTCATGGAGGCCCGTGAGTTCGTGTGGCGGGTGCGGTGCCTGCTCCATCTCCATGCAGGAATGGCGCAGGACATCCTTTCGTTCGACGAGCAGGTCTGGTTGGCCGGAGAGCGGATGCACTATGAGGATCGTCCCCATCTCCGCGGTGTCGAACTGTTCATGCAGCACTACTATCGCCACACGATGGGCATCCACGATCTGACGCATCGGTTTGTCGATCGATGCCGGCGTGTCTCATTGTGGACCCGCCTCTCTCGATGGCTGCCTGCGACTCGCATTGAGGGAGCGTTCGTCGTCGAAGGGGCCAAACTGACCGTCCTCGAGGATGTCCGGATGCGCTTGTTGAACGAGCCGATGCTGCTCATGCAGTTGTTTGAGATCGCACAGGCGCGCAATCTGTCCATCGATCCGCACGTCCTCGACGCGATCCATCAGCGGATGGACGAAGTCGATGGCGCCGAGTTCGCTGCTCCCGACACGACGGCCGTATTTCTTCGAATCGTGGCCGGTCCCGGACCGGTGGCGGAGACCTTGGCGGCCATGCACAAGGTGCGTGTGCTCGAAAAGTTCATTCCTGTCTTCGCGACGGTGCGCGGCCTCATGCAATTCAATCAATACCACAAGTACACCGTCGACGAGCATAGTTTGTTGGCGGTGGAGAAGGCAGAGGCGCTGGCGACGGATCCGGGCATCCTGGGGGACGTGTACCGCGAAATTCAACGGAAGGACATTCTCCATCTCGCGGTGTTGCTCCACGATTTGGGAAAGGGCTGCGAGGAAGACCACAGCGAAGTCGGGAAGGGGCTAGCCGAGGAACTCGCCACTCGATTGGGGTTCAATGATCAGGATCGGAGGACGCTGGCGTTTCTGGTGCACAAGCATCTGATGATGGCCCACACGGCCTTTCGGCGTGATCCATACGATGACAAGGTGCTTCGCCCGTTTGTTCGTGCGGTGGGGACGCCGGAAGTTCTGCGCAAGTTGTTGATCCTTACGGCGGCGGACATCGCTGCGGTGGGCCCCGGCGTATTGACCAAATGGAAGGAAGCCTTGCTCGTCGAACTTTTCCTTCGGGCAATGCCGGAGGTGTCGGGCGAGCGATCGGTCCCGAGCGATCCAAAGCGGCTCTTGCAGCTGGTCCGCGAAGTGAGCGAGGCATTGGTGCAGCAAGGGAATGTCACGTTCGATGCCGATCAGATCACCAAGGAACTGTCTCGCTTCCCCATCCGCTACATGCACGCGACTCCTCCGCGCCGGATTGCGGCGCATTTGGCGTCCATTCGACGACTGGGCCCCGGGGAAGTACTTGTGGATTGCGAATACCATCCCGACTTGGGGACGTGTGAATATACCGTGATTACGTGGAATACCCTGACGCGTGGCATCTTCAGCAAGATTGCGGGAGTGCTGGCCGCTCACGGGCTTCGCGTGTTGGACGCACAGATTCTCACACGGGGTGACGATCTGGTGCTCGATACGTTCCAAGTGCAGGATCCCGACTATGAGGGCGCTCCCCCGGCGGAACGCCGCGAGGCCATCGGGCACATGATCCAGCGCGTGCTCCGCGGGACGGAATCCGTCGATGTGTTGTTGTCGCGCGGAGGGCGCTTGGGGGAGGACCGACAGGTCCCGGCATTCCATCAAGATCCCGAGGTGCAACTCGACCATGAGTCGTCCGAGCGCTTTGATCTCATCGACGTGTTTGCCGACGATCGGCAAGGGTTGCTCTGTGCAATCACGCGCGCGATGTTCGAGCTTGGATTGTCCGTGCATGCCGCGCGCATTTCCACGCGACTCGACCAGGTTGCCGACGTGTTTTACGTCACGGACGCGGCCACTGGCGGGAAGATCGACGATCCCGCACGGAGAGAGCGAATCCGCGCGACGCTCCTTGATTGCATCGAGCACTTCCGTGTTGGAGCGGCCACACCCAAGCAGGCCAATGCAGAGTTCAATCTGTCGTAA
- a CDS encoding ABC transporter ATP-binding protein has protein sequence MLRLDGVNAYYGESHILRNVTFDVDSGQVVCLMGRNGVGKTTTLKAIMGLIPVRSGQVSFNGSDITKATPDRRVGYGLGFVPQGREILPHLTVRENLKLGLWARADVDSAQTESAAFEEVFSLFPKLKQILDRPGGVLSGGEQQQLAIARALLTNPKVLLLDEPTEGIQPSVVDQIEDVIIGFKAQRRFAILLVEQGLHFAARLADAYVIMAKGAVVAAGNSGELSDDVVRQHLVV, from the coding sequence ATGTTGCGACTCGATGGCGTCAACGCGTATTACGGCGAGAGTCATATCCTGCGGAATGTCACGTTTGACGTGGACTCCGGACAAGTCGTCTGCCTGATGGGGCGCAACGGCGTCGGCAAGACGACTACGCTCAAGGCGATCATGGGGCTCATTCCGGTCAGGAGCGGGCAGGTCAGCTTCAATGGATCCGACATCACGAAAGCGACCCCAGACCGGCGCGTGGGGTATGGCTTGGGATTCGTGCCGCAGGGGCGCGAAATTTTGCCGCATCTGACCGTTCGCGAGAATCTCAAACTGGGCCTATGGGCGAGAGCCGATGTGGACAGCGCGCAGACGGAATCAGCGGCCTTCGAGGAAGTGTTTTCACTTTTCCCAAAATTGAAACAGATTCTCGATCGTCCGGGCGGCGTTTTGAGCGGCGGCGAACAGCAACAACTCGCCATTGCGCGTGCGTTGCTGACCAATCCCAAGGTGTTGCTGCTTGATGAACCGACCGAAGGGATTCAGCCGTCGGTGGTCGACCAAATTGAAGACGTGATCATCGGCTTCAAAGCTCAGCGCCGTTTTGCCATCCTACTGGTGGAGCAGGGCTTGCACTTTGCCGCCCGGCTTGCCGATGCCTATGTCATTATGGCAAAAGGGGCGGTAGTGGCAGCCGGCAACTCCGGAGAATTGAGCGACGACGTGGTCAGACAGCATCTGGTGGTATAA
- the ureC gene encoding urease subunit alpha, with the protein MNLSRRQYVDLYGPTTGDRIRLADTDLIIEVMRDLTVPGEEAKFGGGKVIRDGMGQSPTATRAQGALDLVITNAVILDYWGVVKADIGIRDGRIVGIGKAGNPDLMDGVTPGMEIGPGTEALSAEGRIVTAGGIDSHIHFICPQIVYEAVAAGLTTLLGGGTGPATGTNATTCTPGAWNIGRMLEAADGFPINLGFFGKGNAARPEGLREQVEAGAIGLKLHEDWGTTPAAISTCLDVAEEYDVQVAIHTDTINEAGFLEDTIKAFKGRTIHSFHTEGAGGGHAPDIIKICGEANVLPSSTNPTMPFTVNTMDEHLDMLMVCHHLNPRVPEDVAFAESRIRRETIAAEDILHDMGAISMMSSDSQAMGRVGEVIIRTWQTAHKMKIQRGHLAQNDMVGGEERQDNFRARRYIAKYTINPAIAHGIAHEVGSLEVGKLADLVLWRPAFFGVKPEIVIKGGFPMSAAMGDPNASIPTPQPVYTRPMFGSFGRAPYSTSLTFLSAAGVQRGVPAQLELQKRIATVGQCRTITKRDMKLNSAMPHLEVDPETYEVRADGQLLSCDPLKVLPMAQRYFLF; encoded by the coding sequence ATGAACTTGTCTCGTCGTCAATACGTCGATCTCTATGGTCCGACGACCGGAGACCGCATACGCCTCGCCGACACGGATTTGATCATCGAAGTCATGCGCGATCTCACCGTTCCCGGTGAGGAAGCCAAGTTCGGCGGAGGGAAGGTCATCCGGGATGGGATGGGACAGTCCCCGACGGCGACGCGTGCGCAGGGGGCACTCGATCTGGTCATCACCAACGCGGTGATCCTCGACTATTGGGGCGTGGTCAAGGCGGACATCGGTATTCGTGACGGTCGCATTGTCGGGATCGGCAAAGCCGGCAATCCGGACCTTATGGATGGGGTGACGCCGGGAATGGAGATCGGTCCTGGCACTGAAGCCCTCTCCGCCGAAGGGCGGATCGTCACAGCCGGCGGAATCGACAGTCATATCCATTTCATCTGTCCCCAGATCGTGTACGAGGCTGTTGCCGCTGGCCTCACGACGTTGCTCGGAGGGGGGACCGGTCCCGCGACCGGGACCAACGCGACGACGTGTACCCCAGGCGCATGGAACATCGGACGCATGCTGGAGGCCGCGGACGGATTTCCCATTAATCTCGGATTCTTTGGGAAGGGCAATGCCGCTCGACCGGAGGGCTTGCGGGAGCAGGTCGAGGCCGGAGCCATCGGGTTGAAACTGCACGAGGATTGGGGCACGACGCCCGCGGCGATTTCGACCTGTCTCGACGTCGCGGAGGAGTACGACGTGCAAGTGGCGATCCACACCGATACCATCAACGAGGCGGGATTCCTCGAGGACACCATCAAGGCCTTCAAGGGTCGCACCATCCATTCATTCCACACCGAAGGAGCCGGCGGGGGCCATGCGCCGGACATCATCAAAATCTGCGGCGAGGCCAACGTGCTGCCGTCGTCGACCAATCCCACGATGCCGTTCACCGTCAATACGATGGATGAACATCTCGACATGTTGATGGTGTGTCATCACTTAAACCCCCGCGTGCCGGAGGACGTGGCATTTGCCGAATCGAGGATACGTCGTGAGACCATTGCCGCGGAGGATATCCTGCACGACATGGGTGCCATCAGCATGATGTCGTCCGATTCACAAGCCATGGGACGTGTGGGGGAGGTCATCATCCGCACGTGGCAGACGGCGCACAAGATGAAGATCCAGCGTGGCCATCTCGCTCAAAACGACATGGTAGGCGGGGAAGAACGGCAAGACAATTTTCGGGCACGCCGCTACATAGCAAAGTATACGATCAACCCGGCCATCGCACATGGCATCGCTCATGAAGTCGGCTCGCTCGAGGTCGGCAAGTTGGCCGACTTGGTGCTCTGGAGACCCGCGTTCTTCGGCGTCAAGCCTGAGATCGTCATCAAGGGGGGATTTCCCATGTCCGCCGCCATGGGAGATCCAAACGCGTCGATCCCCACCCCGCAGCCCGTGTACACCCGTCCTATGTTTGGATCGTTCGGGCGCGCGCCGTACTCGACCAGTCTGACCTTCCTCTCGGCGGCCGGTGTGCAGCGGGGGGTGCCCGCCCAACTGGAATTGCAGAAGCGCATCGCGACGGTGGGGCAGTGTCGGACGATTACGAAACGAGACATGAAGCTCAACAGCGCGATGCCGCATTTGGAGGTTGATCCCGAGACCTACGAAGTGCGGGCCGACGGCCAACTCCTCAGTTGCGATCCGCTCAAGGTGCTGCCAATGGCGCAACGCTATTTCCTCTTCTAG
- a CDS encoding ammonium transporter, which yields MRLHRRTADGLALASVGGLVGLLIAGVGGDTAWAQSGQPGSGGPNIDSGDTAWMLASTALVLVMIVPGLALYYGGLVRKKNALATIMHGLSILCAVSLAWVVVGYTLTFGTDLGGMIGSLEWMFLSGVGLDPHRTYGPTVPHQAVMLFQLMLAAFTPVLISGALAERVRFSAMLLFALLWSLIVYAPVAHWLWGGGWLSKLGALDFAGGAVVHINSGVAALVCALVLGQRRGYRTDYIAPHNLPLTLLGAGLLWFGWFGLNAGRALGANGVAVTALVATHLGAASGGLMWMFVEWKHRGKSTVLGMASGAVAGLTTVTAAAGYVGPFSSILIGAIGACLCYLAIVWKGKFGYDDALDVVGIHGVGGILGILATGLFASKAVNAGGADGLFFGGAAFFGVQALTVCAVTVFSIIVTYILLKVVDGAVGLRVTPDEEASGLDLSGHNERAYS from the coding sequence GTGAGACTCCATCGGCGTACGGCAGACGGTCTTGCCCTGGCAAGCGTGGGGGGACTGGTGGGGCTGCTGATAGCGGGAGTGGGCGGTGATACAGCGTGGGCGCAATCCGGCCAACCCGGGAGCGGGGGACCGAACATTGATAGCGGTGACACGGCATGGATGCTGGCCTCGACGGCGCTCGTGCTGGTCATGATCGTGCCGGGCCTCGCACTGTACTACGGGGGGCTCGTCAGAAAAAAGAATGCGCTGGCCACCATCATGCATGGCCTCAGTATTCTTTGCGCGGTATCACTGGCATGGGTCGTGGTCGGCTACACGCTCACGTTCGGCACCGACCTTGGAGGAATGATCGGAAGTCTTGAATGGATGTTCCTTTCCGGCGTGGGGTTGGACCCGCACCGGACGTATGGGCCGACCGTACCCCATCAGGCCGTTATGCTGTTCCAACTCATGCTTGCGGCATTCACCCCCGTGTTGATTAGCGGGGCGCTTGCCGAGCGTGTTCGTTTCAGCGCCATGTTGTTGTTTGCCCTCCTCTGGTCGCTGATCGTCTATGCGCCGGTTGCCCATTGGCTATGGGGTGGGGGCTGGCTGAGCAAGCTGGGCGCGCTGGATTTTGCCGGGGGGGCCGTGGTGCACATCAACTCGGGCGTGGCCGCGCTCGTGTGTGCGTTGGTACTTGGGCAGCGGCGTGGCTATCGTACCGACTACATTGCCCCACATAACCTTCCCTTAACGTTACTGGGAGCAGGATTGCTGTGGTTCGGCTGGTTCGGGCTCAATGCGGGACGGGCCCTTGGGGCCAATGGGGTGGCGGTGACCGCGCTCGTCGCGACGCACCTCGGAGCAGCGTCAGGCGGGCTCATGTGGATGTTCGTGGAGTGGAAACACCGCGGGAAGTCAACCGTGCTCGGGATGGCGAGCGGAGCGGTCGCCGGGCTAACCACGGTGACGGCCGCGGCCGGTTACGTCGGGCCATTTTCGTCCATCCTGATCGGAGCCATTGGAGCGTGCCTGTGCTACTTGGCAATTGTTTGGAAGGGGAAGTTCGGCTATGATGACGCGCTTGACGTGGTGGGCATCCACGGCGTAGGCGGCATCTTGGGTATTCTCGCCACAGGCTTGTTCGCTTCCAAAGCCGTTAATGCCGGAGGGGCCGACGGGTTGTTCTTCGGTGGTGCGGCATTCTTCGGTGTTCAGGCTCTCACCGTGTGCGCAGTCACCGTCTTTTCGATCATTGTGACGTATATCCTCCTGAAAGTGGTCGATGGAGCAGTCGGATTGCGCGTGACACCGGACGAAGAGGCCAGCGGGTTGGATTTGTCCGGACACAATGAACGAGCCTACTCGTAG
- the ureA gene encoding urease subunit gamma, producing the protein MHLTPREQDKLLIYVAAQLARDRKARGLKLNHPEAMAYLTAAILEGIRDGRSVSDLMSYGATLLKRHDVMPGVSDMISELQVEGTFPDGTKLVTVHQPIR; encoded by the coding sequence ATGCATCTGACGCCCAGGGAGCAAGACAAATTGCTGATCTATGTGGCCGCGCAGCTGGCTCGAGACCGGAAGGCTCGGGGACTCAAGCTGAATCATCCTGAGGCAATGGCCTACCTGACAGCGGCCATTCTGGAAGGAATTCGCGATGGACGATCGGTGTCCGACTTGATGAGTTACGGGGCCACTCTTTTGAAGCGACATGATGTCATGCCGGGAGTGTCCGACATGATCTCGGAACTCCAGGTGGAGGGGACCTTCCCGGACGGGACCAAGCTGGTGACGGTACATCAACCGATCCGATGA
- the ureF gene encoding urease accessory protein UreF, which produces MRSRRPLTRFTALELVEGIRLIDSFFPSGGFAYSSGLEAAVQGGAVKAEAELQSFLQTHLRFGLGTREAVAVARARQAAVDGDVRNAIECDWELESLKLSSATREASRQMGRQVARMLSDEPETPSMVSDFATAVETKSTPGHLAVALGVVLGAQGWSCEHAVAGFLYHSLVGTVSAALKLLPLGQQAGQRLLKGCLPALAELSVTVSADQVMAGWTPLHDLFAMRHGGLEHRLFRS; this is translated from the coding sequence ATGCGGTCACGCAGGCCTCTCACCAGGTTCACGGCGCTTGAACTGGTGGAGGGCATTCGACTTATCGATAGCTTTTTCCCCTCGGGAGGATTCGCCTACTCGTCGGGGCTGGAAGCGGCGGTGCAAGGTGGGGCGGTAAAGGCTGAGGCCGAGCTCCAGAGCTTTCTCCAGACGCATCTTCGATTTGGATTGGGGACACGGGAGGCTGTGGCTGTAGCCCGGGCCCGCCAGGCGGCCGTAGACGGTGATGTGAGGAACGCGATCGAGTGCGACTGGGAACTCGAAAGCTTGAAGCTCAGCAGTGCGACGAGGGAAGCTAGTCGCCAGATGGGACGACAAGTGGCTCGCATGCTGTCGGACGAGCCGGAAACCCCTAGCATGGTCTCCGACTTTGCAACGGCAGTCGAAACCAAGTCCACACCCGGGCATCTGGCCGTTGCACTGGGGGTCGTGCTCGGCGCGCAGGGGTGGTCCTGCGAGCATGCCGTGGCCGGGTTCCTCTATCACTCGCTCGTTGGCACGGTGTCCGCGGCGCTGAAACTTCTGCCGCTCGGGCAACAAGCCGGCCAACGTCTGCTCAAGGGATGCCTGCCGGCGCTGGCCGAACTCAGCGTGACGGTCTCGGCAGATCAGGTCATGGCCGGATGGACGCCCCTGCACGACCTGTTTGCAATGCGGCACGGCGGCCTCGAACATCGCTTGTTTCGATCGTAA